One genomic segment of uncultured Tolumonas sp. includes these proteins:
- a CDS encoding cadherin-like domain-containing protein: MPVVLVLVAEIAVFVSIARTGASTIAESGYDTSTPSVDQITQATPPSAPIATTTVNDEPAAQSDALVTPEDTALTIAPATLLANDSDPDGDPLSITSVQAAVHGTVALVEGNIVFTPAADYHGPASFTYTISDGQGGSDTATVTIEVTPVNDNPHAVNDAPAAQSDALVTPEDTALTIAPATLLANDSDPDGDPLSITSVQAAVHGTVALVEGNIVFTPAADYHGPASFTYTISDGQGGSDTATVTIEVTPVNDNPHAVNDEPAAQSDALVTPEDTALTIAPATLLANDSDPDGDPLSITSVQGAVNGTVALVEGNIVFTPAADYHGPASFTYTISDGQGGSDTATVTIEVTPVNDNPDAVNDAPAAQSDALVTPEDTALTIAPATLLANDSDPDGDPLSITSVQGAVNGTVALVEGNIVFTPAADYHGPASFTYTISDGQGGSDTATVTIEVTPVNDNPDAVNDAPAAQSDALVTPEDTALTIAPATLLANDSDPDGDPLSITSVQAAVHGTVALVEGNIVFTPAADYHGPASFTYTISDGQGGSDTATVTIEVTPVNDNPHAVNDEPAAQSDALVTPEDTALTIAPA; this comes from the coding sequence ATGCCGGTGGTGCTGGTATTGGTAGCGGAAATAGCGGTTTTTGTTTCTATTGCGAGAACCGGCGCATCGACTATTGCTGAATCTGGATATGACACGAGCACTCCATCGGTTGATCAAATAACCCAAGCTACTCCCCCTTCTGCACCGATAGCAACCACTACCGTTAACGACGAACCGGCCGCACAAAGTGATGCGCTGGTGACGCCGGAAGACACCGCACTGACCATTGCACCGGCCACACTGTTAGCCAACGACAGCGATCCCGATGGCGACCCGCTGAGTATTACCAGTGTGCAGGCTGCAGTACATGGGACGGTAGCCTTAGTGGAAGGCAACATTGTGTTTACACCGGCGGCCGATTACCACGGTCCGGCCAGCTTCACCTACACCATCAGTGACGGACAAGGCGGTAGCGACACCGCGACAGTCACCATTGAGGTAACACCGGTGAACGACAACCCGCATGCCGTTAACGACGCCCCGGCCGCACAAAGTGATGCGCTGGTGACGCCGGAAGACACCGCACTGACCATTGCACCGGCCACACTGTTAGCCAATGACAGCGATCCCGATGGCGACCCGCTGAGTATTACCAGTGTGCAGGCTGCAGTACATGGGACGGTAGCCTTAGTGGAAGGCAACATTGTGTTTACACCGGCGGCCGATTACCACGGTCCGGCCAGCTTCACCTACACCATCAGTGACGGACAAGGCGGTAGCGACACCGCGACAGTCACCATTGAGGTAACACCGGTGAACGACAACCCGCATGCCGTTAACGACGAACCGGCCGCACAAAGTGATGCGCTGGTGACGCCGGAAGACACCGCACTGACCATTGCGCCGGCCACACTGTTAGCCAATGACAGCGATCCCGATGGCGACCCGCTGAGTATCACCAGTGTGCAGGGGGCGGTAAACGGCACGGTGGCGTTAGTCGAGGGCAACATTGTGTTTACGCCGGCCGCCGATTACCACGGTCCGGCCAGCTTCACCTACACCATCAGTGACGGACAAGGCGGTAGCGACACCGCGACAGTCACCATTGAGGTAACACCGGTGAACGACAATCCGGATGCGGTCAACGACGCCCCGGCCGCACAAAGTGATGCGCTGGTGACGCCGGAAGACACCGCACTGACCATTGCACCGGCTACATTGTTAGCCAACGACAGCGATCCCGATGGCGACCCGCTGAGTATCACCAGTGTGCAGGGGGCGGTAAACGGCACGGTAGCCTTAGTGGAAGGCAACATTGTGTTTACACCGGCGGCCGATTACCACGGTCCGGCCAGCTTCACCTACACCATCAGTGACGGACAAGGCGGTAGCGACACCGCGACAGTCACCATTGAGGTAACACCGGTGAACGACAATCCGGATGCGGTCAACGACGCCCCGGCCGCACAAAGTGATGCGCTGGTGACGCCGGAAGACACCGCACTGACCATTGCACCGGCCACACTGTTAGCCAACGACAGCGATCCCGATGGCGACCCGCTGAGTATTACCAGTGTGCAGGCTGCAGTACATGGGACGGTAGCCTTAGTGGAAGGCAACATTGTGTTTACGCCGGCCGCCGATTACCACGGTCCGGCCAGCTTCACCTACACCATCAGTGACGGCCAGGGCGGTAGCGACACCGCGACAGTCACCATTGAGGTAACACCGGTGAACGACAACCCGCATGCCGTTAACGACGAACCGGCCGCACAAAGTGATGCGCTGGTGACGCCGGAAGACACCGCACTGACCATTGCACCGGC
- a CDS encoding retention module-containing protein has translation MNNQVITEISHVTTLTGSAKVRTLDGEIRDLKVGDVLQPGAEVILTDASAFTLEKGMPEHNPIAETPVEQQPSMPAMGAENNQTTAQINELQKAILSGQDPTQAFEAAAAGIPADAGGAGIGSGNSGFCFYCENRRIDYC, from the coding sequence ATGAACAATCAAGTGATCACTGAAATTTCTCATGTAACAACATTGACGGGATCGGCAAAAGTTCGGACTTTGGATGGTGAGATAAGAGATCTAAAGGTTGGTGATGTATTGCAACCAGGAGCAGAAGTTATTCTAACTGATGCTTCTGCATTTACCCTTGAAAAAGGGATGCCGGAACATAATCCCATTGCAGAAACGCCTGTTGAACAACAACCATCTATGCCTGCTATGGGAGCTGAAAATAATCAGACTACAGCACAAATTAATGAATTACAGAAAGCTATATTATCCGGCCAAGATCCAACACAGGCGTTTGAAGCTGCTGCAGCGGGTATTCCTGCAGATGCCGGTGGTGCTGGTATTGGTAGCGGAAATAGCGGTTTTTGTTTCTATTGCGAGAACCGGCGCATCGACTATTGCTGA